CAGCCTGATAAAAACTAGAGCCGTCAATGATATCCTGCCAATAAAAAGGTAAAGCACCTTCAGGAGTTAAGACTACATCTACTCCTTGTTTAGCCAGTCTTTGATAACCAGAAGTATAGCCAGCGATCGCTTTACTCCAGCCAGCGGAAAATAGCTTGATTTCGTTGGCAATATTTCCCTGAATAATGCCGACTTTTAGCGGTGCTAGATTATCTTTTGATACTGGTATTTGATAAAGATAATAGCCTACAAGATGACCTGTAATTAAAACTATTAAAGGAGAAGTTATCAACAATAGTTTAATTTTAAAATCAGCATGATTCCGCCAAGCTAAAATAGCTTCTGCCAGTAAACCATTAACCGCAACAATTATCGCTGCAACGGTATTAACTCCTGAGATTTTGCCTAACTGTAAAATAACTAAATTATGGGGACTTTGAGTATAGGCGATCGCGGGCCACCACAAAGGACTATAGCTCCATAATGTTTCTAGGCTACACCATAAAGCTACGCCAATTAAAACCAAAATCAGACTATTAAATAATTTTTTATTGCTAATTCTTTTACTAACAAAGCCGATTAGAATTGCCCAGGTTACTACTACTCCTGCACCCCATAAAGTAATAAAAACCCAGCAAAAAATAGCGATCGCTAAACTAGCCAACCAAGGAACACCCATCCAAGTCATCGGATGTATTCCAGTGATCCAAAACAAAGCCATGCCGTCATAGCCAACTCCCCAAGCTAAAGCAAGAATAGCTATCTGTTTTAAAGACTTTCGCTGTCTAATTAAAATCCATAAAGGAGCTAAAGCAAACCAAGCAAAATACCAAGCATTGAACGGTGCTGGTGCTAACCCCATTAAGAAACCGCTTAGTAAAGATGTGATGATTATTCGGATTCTCAACGGTAATAATTTCATCAAATCTCAAGCAATTGATGAGTACCTCAGTAATCACAACTGGACTTGTGCCAATACCAGAATGAGGTGTTTAAACACTGCTTGTAAGCAGCTAGCTATTTGGGAAACTTCAAGAGCAGGGCGAAACTATTGCCCAGATGTACAGACTGAATATTTGCTGTCGTACAGCTACAGCAGCTAGAAAAACTTAAAGAGAGATCGAGCAATTATTTGTTGACCTCTCTACTAACTATCTATCTAGAGACAGATTACTAAAATATTTAGCGTATGTATTCTTTTAATATGCTGTTACGGTTAGGA
This DNA window, taken from Pleurocapsa sp. FMAR1, encodes the following:
- the lnt gene encoding apolipoprotein N-acyltransferase, which codes for MGLAPAPFNAWYFAWFALAPLWILIRQRKSLKQIAILALAWGVGYDGMALFWITGIHPMTWMGVPWLASLAIAIFCWVFITLWGAGVVVTWAILIGFVSKRISNKKLFNSLILVLIGVALWCSLETLWSYSPLWWPAIAYTQSPHNLVILQLGKISGVNTVAAIIVAVNGLLAEAILAWRNHADFKIKLLLITSPLIVLITGHLVGYYLYQIPVSKDNLAPLKVGIIQGNIANEIKLFSAGWSKAIAGYTSGYQRLAKQGVDVVLTPEGALPFYWQDIIDGSSFYQAVIKAKIPAWIGANGRDGSSYTNSIFTLTGEGKTYSRYDKYKLVPLGEYIPFESVVGKLIDRLSPLNAHLAAGKSNQIFDTPFGRAIIAICYESAFPQHFWRQAKAGGEFIITASNNAHYSTTMPAQHHAHDVMRAIETDRWAARATNTGYSAIVDPHGHTLWISDINKYAIHAHTIYRRQNKTLYVRWGDWLTPTLLFLSGLGFIYSQMKKNV